The Desulfosporosinus acidiphilus SJ4 genome has a window encoding:
- a CDS encoding type 1 glutamine amidotransferase family protein: protein MNNNVVYLYVFDTMADWEVGFLTAELNSGRYFRKDISPVKVVTLGLEKNYITTMGGLRILPDIDLEECNIKETDALILPGGETWMETIHQPILSLAKQCIDKNIIVAAICGATMSLAQNGLLDSRNHTSNDLGYLKMMCPNYAGENHYKQESAVTDGKLITASGIAPLEFSVHVLKALDVFSTKTLDAWYNLYRTHESECFYELMNSIQ, encoded by the coding sequence ATGAATAATAATGTTGTATATCTTTATGTATTTGATACAATGGCCGATTGGGAAGTTGGATTTTTGACTGCAGAGTTAAACTCAGGAAGGTATTTTAGGAAGGATATATCACCAGTTAAAGTAGTAACTTTAGGACTTGAAAAGAATTATATTACTACAATGGGCGGGTTGAGAATACTACCTGATATTGATTTGGAAGAATGCAACATAAAAGAAACTGACGCTTTGATTTTACCTGGTGGTGAAACGTGGATGGAAACAATTCATCAACCAATATTAAGTTTAGCTAAACAATGTATCGATAAGAATATAATTGTAGCGGCGATATGTGGTGCGACAATGTCACTTGCTCAAAATGGACTTCTAGATTCAAGAAATCATACAAGTAATGATTTGGGATATCTTAAAATGATGTGTCCTAACTATGCAGGAGAAAATCACTATAAGCAGGAGTCTGCGGTAACTGACGGAAAACTGATAACTGCTTCCGGAATAGCTCCGTTGGAATTTTCCGTACATGTCTTGAAAGCCTTGGACGTGTTTTCTACTAAGACATTAGATGCCTGGTATAATCTTTATAGGACTCATGAATCCGAATGTTTTTATGAGTTGATGAATTCAATCCAATAA
- a CDS encoding helix-turn-helix transcriptional regulator gives MAKNDNMLAIIWMLNSGSKITAKQIAEKLEINIRTVYRYIDSLCASGVPIVSDAGQNGGYSLLSNFIHAPLFFDIEEQKALLHAAVFANEAGYPFSESLNNATQKLKMYSNQEQESILKRHLAGFEVLNRDIAPSVKLTLEELERAVANEYSVEIEYRTSHDEQPRPRVIDPYGMLYWNNKWYTVGFCHLRNEIRVFRAERIFRIQRTQMMFKRPEAFSARKFLIQNLLPDSESKDGLASVIICGRSEALDDLCIHWFLGHHLKERTSNQAVFLLDERALHAYVPHFLLSYGKAIQVMEPQSLKKKLVSVASELMEYYQL, from the coding sequence ATGGCAAAAAACGATAATATGCTGGCGATTATATGGATGCTTAATTCTGGATCAAAAATAACTGCGAAGCAAATAGCGGAAAAATTGGAGATAAATATACGAACTGTTTACCGTTATATTGATTCGCTCTGCGCAAGCGGAGTACCGATTGTATCTGATGCAGGACAGAACGGTGGATATAGTTTACTGAGTAATTTTATCCATGCACCTTTGTTTTTCGATATTGAAGAACAAAAAGCACTGCTTCATGCCGCCGTATTTGCCAACGAAGCGGGATACCCTTTCAGTGAGTCATTAAACAATGCAACACAAAAATTAAAAATGTATTCAAACCAGGAACAGGAAAGTATCCTCAAGCGCCACTTAGCCGGTTTCGAAGTGTTAAACCGTGATATTGCCCCGTCTGTTAAGCTGACATTGGAAGAACTGGAGCGGGCTGTAGCAAACGAATATTCTGTTGAAATTGAATACCGTACAAGCCATGATGAACAACCCCGGCCAAGAGTGATTGACCCTTATGGAATGCTCTATTGGAACAATAAATGGTATACGGTTGGATTTTGCCATCTTCGAAATGAAATCAGAGTCTTTCGGGCAGAACGGATTTTTCGGATACAACGGACGCAAATGATGTTTAAAAGGCCGGAAGCCTTTTCTGCTAGGAAATTTTTAATTCAAAATCTTTTACCGGATTCTGAAAGTAAGGATGGGTTGGCCTCAGTAATTATTTGTGGTAGGTCAGAAGCTTTGGACGATTTGTGTATTCATTGGTTTTTAGGTCATCACCTGAAAGAGCGTACATCAAATCAAGCAGTTTTTTTATTAGACGAAAGAGCACTTCATGCATATGTACCCCATTTTCTCTTATCTTATGGAAAGGCTATTCAAGTGATGGAACCGCAGAGTTTAAAGAAAAAGCTTGTTTCTGTTGCATCCGAATTAATGGAATATTATCAATTATGA
- a CDS encoding recombinase family protein, translating into MRSGKNTFGRPGFQRMLEDCHPAIISEEKFDRVQAEKSRRSNIETDGVKRKSAHCSMKKG; encoded by the coding sequence GTGCGTTCTGGAAAAAACACCTTTGGACGCCCAGGGTTCCAGAGAATGCTGGAAGACTGCCATCCTGCTATTATCTCGGAGGAGAAGTTTGATCGCGTTCAAGCGGAAAAGTCACGTAGAAGCAATATCGAAACCGATGGTGTTAAACGCAAAAGCGCTCACTGCAGTATGAAAAAAGGTTAG
- a CDS encoding amidohydrolase family protein, translated as MSFIDVHHHLIGKQHLAGMPDWSLELDKESMDRMGLTNALLSLPVAGAPEQTRGINDMIAGLAAKDPKRYGMLACLPSAYVDAALREIEYACDTLKADGFCMPSNASGIYIGDDRMDEILAELNRRSATVLLHPTKAGGEIPSLLVTDLSTYEYPFETSRAMIDLIYRGKIQKYPNIKWIVSHAGGVLPYIAYRVSTVAQENKAMPLTSDEVMSSLKTLYYDVALSTAPYVFATLKELFGTSHIVFGTDAPLRYEGPVTESIQQLKSYRGFDEGEKSKIMSENAKELFPRLR; from the coding sequence ATGTCTTTTATAGATGTACATCATCATTTAATTGGAAAACAGCACCTTGCCGGAATGCCGGACTGGAGCTTAGAACTTGACAAGGAGTCAATGGACCGCATGGGGCTTACAAACGCACTGTTATCTTTACCAGTAGCAGGGGCCCCCGAGCAAACCCGTGGAATAAATGATATGATAGCCGGTCTTGCGGCAAAAGATCCAAAGCGCTACGGAATGTTGGCGTGTTTGCCGAGTGCTTATGTAGATGCTGCATTGAGGGAGATCGAATATGCCTGCGATACATTGAAGGCGGACGGATTCTGTATGCCAAGCAATGCGAGCGGAATCTATATCGGTGATGACCGCATGGATGAGATCCTTGCGGAGCTCAATAGGAGGTCGGCCACTGTACTGCTTCATCCCACCAAGGCTGGCGGAGAGATCCCATCACTGCTTGTCACTGATTTATCCACCTATGAGTATCCGTTTGAAACATCACGTGCCATGATAGACCTCATTTACAGGGGCAAGATTCAGAAGTATCCTAATATAAAATGGATTGTCTCTCATGCGGGAGGAGTTTTACCGTATATTGCTTATCGCGTAAGTACGGTTGCACAGGAAAACAAAGCAATGCCATTGACTTCCGACGAAGTAATGTCTTCTTTGAAAACACTCTACTATGATGTAGCGCTTTCAACCGCGCCATACGTATTTGCGACACTAAAAGAACTGTTTGGTACTTCGCATATTGTTTTCGGTACGGATGCTCCCTTAAGATATGAGGGGCCAGTAACAGAAAGCATACAACAGCTCAAAAGTTACCGAGGATTCGACGAAGGTGAAAAGAGCAAGATAATGTCTGAAAATGCAAAAGAACTTTTTCCTCGATTGCGTTAA
- a CDS encoding amidohydrolase family protein → MNKEKITFITNVKIFDGERVIDKQSVTINDEKIINVGGPAPEGAEIIDAKGCTLLPGLIDAHSHPNLKDLRSAITFGVTMTYQMQGFYTDDQKKEIDEKRDLAYALKSNLSISAPDGHPMELLTPEVKEKMKALSAAAGPGATMDRHATTPEEAVRCVAKRVAQGADYIKVMIEDGTVFGHPGIPDLSDEVIEAACKAAHSQGKMAVAHTMSLKATERAIKAGIDGLMHLFVDKPSKEIIDTIISSGVFVCPTIVAGASTIGDSDTERFGNDIRVSSKLTDEWKIALNKHIASWPQGKTEDLLATVKALHDAGVDILAGSDPTQPNVGGMVHGASLHHELQMMVKAGLTPIEALRTATSIPARRFGVYNRGRIVNGALADLLLVQGDPTTNISDTLSIKAVWRQGTRLTTI, encoded by the coding sequence ATGAATAAAGAAAAAATCACATTCATTACCAACGTAAAAATCTTTGATGGCGAGCGAGTAATCGACAAGCAATCTGTCACAATCAACGATGAAAAGATTATTAATGTTGGAGGTCCTGCTCCCGAGGGTGCTGAGATTATCGATGCAAAAGGCTGTACGCTGCTTCCGGGATTAATCGACGCTCACTCCCATCCCAATCTTAAAGATTTGAGGTCGGCAATAACATTTGGTGTTACCATGACATACCAAATGCAGGGGTTTTATACGGATGATCAGAAAAAAGAAATCGACGAAAAAAGAGATTTGGCATATGCCTTGAAATCAAATCTTTCAATTTCAGCCCCCGATGGTCATCCAATGGAACTTTTAACCCCTGAAGTTAAAGAAAAGATGAAAGCTCTGTCAGCTGCAGCTGGACCGGGAGCGACTATGGATAGACACGCTACTACGCCTGAAGAGGCAGTCAGATGTGTAGCTAAGCGTGTAGCGCAAGGCGCTGACTATATTAAAGTTATGATCGAAGACGGAACGGTTTTTGGTCATCCTGGCATCCCCGACCTCAGCGATGAAGTCATTGAGGCTGCCTGTAAGGCTGCACACAGTCAGGGCAAAATGGCTGTAGCACACACGATGTCTTTAAAAGCTACCGAACGTGCGATTAAAGCTGGAATCGACGGGCTAATGCATCTCTTTGTTGACAAGCCTAGTAAAGAAATCATTGATACCATTATAAGTTCAGGGGTGTTTGTATGCCCAACGATCGTTGCCGGTGCTTCTACAATAGGAGACAGCGACACAGAACGATTTGGCAATGATATACGTGTAAGTTCTAAATTGACCGACGAATGGAAAATAGCACTTAATAAGCATATAGCCTCCTGGCCTCAGGGCAAGACGGAAGATCTGCTGGCAACTGTAAAGGCCCTCCATGACGCTGGAGTCGATATTTTAGCTGGCAGTGATCCTACACAGCCGAATGTTGGTGGAATGGTACATGGTGCCAGCCTGCATCATGAACTGCAAATGATGGTCAAAGCTGGATTGACTCCGATTGAGGCTTTGAGAACAGCAACTTCCATCCCCGCACGCCGCTTCGGAGTGTATAACCGCGGCCGCATAGTGAATGGTGCTCTCGCAGATCTGTTACTGGTACAAGGCGATCCGACGACGAATATCTCAGACACGTTATCAATTAAGGCAGTTTGGCGCCAGGGTACAAGACTAACTACAATATAA
- a CDS encoding sensor histidine kinase yields MRGAWSFASVLLIFLLALFSLTCGYYSFTFIFRQSEIIPSYLTFIAQSFVSIVIFFLGFKIYLNLQWHFTHKTRKFDLSRSEILSGAVEAMNKIASGDFNVFVTTSELDPFNEVADNINRMARELGSLEKLRQDFISDVSHEIQSPLTSISGFASLLKKGNLNQSQISHYATIIEAESKRLSKLSENLLRLSNLESENHYLDLKQYPIDKQIENILLMLEPQWSAKNITLDVSLERTIICGDEDLLSQVLINLLHNAIKFTPENGSIGVKLSSNKNITECKISDTGIGISQQDQPRIFERFYKADKSRDRSLGGNGLGLSIVKKIIDLHGGKISLMSEIGKGTEFTILLPK; encoded by the coding sequence GTGAGAGGAGCCTGGTCTTTTGCTTCAGTGTTGCTGATTTTTCTTCTAGCATTATTTAGCCTTACTTGTGGATATTATAGTTTTACGTTTATTTTCAGGCAATCAGAAATTATCCCATCATATCTAACCTTTATTGCTCAAAGTTTCGTTTCCATAGTGATATTTTTTCTAGGTTTTAAAATTTATTTAAATTTGCAATGGCACTTTACTCATAAAACTAGAAAATTTGACCTTTCCCGTTCTGAAATATTAAGCGGAGCTGTTGAGGCCATGAATAAGATAGCTTCCGGTGATTTTAATGTGTTTGTTACAACAAGCGAACTCGACCCTTTTAATGAAGTAGCTGACAATATTAACAGAATGGCAAGAGAACTTGGTTCCCTGGAAAAACTTCGTCAGGATTTTATATCAGATGTATCGCATGAAATACAGTCACCGTTAACTTCTATATCGGGGTTTGCCTCACTGCTGAAAAAAGGAAATTTAAACCAGAGCCAAATATCACACTACGCCACTATAATAGAAGCGGAGAGCAAACGATTATCTAAACTCAGCGAAAATTTATTAAGATTGTCTAATTTGGAATCGGAAAATCACTATTTAGATTTAAAGCAATATCCAATCGATAAGCAAATTGAAAATATTTTGCTTATGTTAGAACCTCAGTGGTCGGCGAAAAATATCACTCTTGACGTTTCACTTGAAAGAACGATAATATGCGGTGATGAGGATTTATTAAGTCAGGTATTGATAAATCTGCTTCATAATGCTATTAAATTTACACCGGAAAACGGCAGTATAGGCGTTAAATTATCAAGCAATAAAAACATAACTGAATGTAAAATCTCCGATACAGGTATAGGTATTTCTCAGCAAGATCAACCGCGAATCTTTGAGCGGTTTTACAAAGCAGATAAATCTCGTGACCGTTCTTTGGGCGGCAACGGACTTGGGCTTTCAATCGTAAAAAAGATTATTGATTTACATGGAGGAAAAATATCCCTTATGAGTGAAATTGGAAAAGGTACGGAATTTACTATTTTGCTGCCCAAATAG
- a CDS encoding response regulator transcription factor, with protein MNKVLVIDDDGYIRELICTVLKNEGFSVTEAVNGRDALQKLGEEKIDLCVLDIMMPQMDGYEFCKQVRRYYEDMPVLMLTAKSELSQKVRGFEIGADDYLTKPFEVDELIVRIKALLRRYKVAASQTINIGDLVMDKSSYAIIINHEKCDIPMKEFELLFLLGSYPGKTLSRDKLIEDIWGLDFDGNERTLDVHINRLRERFPSDVYKFRITTIRGLGYRLEAAK; from the coding sequence TTGAATAAGGTTTTAGTTATAGATGATGACGGTTATATCCGAGAACTTATTTGCACTGTATTAAAAAATGAAGGATTTTCTGTGACTGAAGCTGTAAACGGAAGGGATGCCTTACAAAAACTTGGAGAAGAAAAAATAGACCTTTGTGTACTTGACATCATGATGCCTCAAATGGATGGCTACGAATTTTGCAAACAGGTTCGTAGATATTATGAGGATATGCCTGTATTAATGCTGACCGCCAAAAGTGAACTTTCCCAAAAAGTCAGGGGTTTTGAAATTGGTGCGGACGATTATTTAACAAAACCCTTTGAAGTTGATGAACTGATTGTTCGAATAAAAGCACTTCTGAGGCGTTATAAAGTAGCTGCTTCACAAACTATTAATATTGGTGATTTAGTCATGGATAAAAGTAGTTATGCTATCATTATCAATCATGAAAAATGTGATATACCCATGAAAGAATTTGAGCTTTTATTTCTGCTTGGAAGTTATCCTGGTAAAACCCTTTCTCGCGATAAGTTAATTGAAGATATTTGGGGTCTTGATTTTGATGGAAACGAGCGAACACTTGACGTTCATATCAACCGTCTTAGAGAGAGATTTCCGTCTGACGTTTACAAATTCAGAATTACTACAATTCGGGGGCTTGGTTACAGATTGGAGGCAGCGAAGTGA